From Haloplasma contractile SSD-17B:
CTTCTATGATACAATCTACTGGGCATGCGTCTTCACACGCTGCACAATCAATACACACCTCAGGATCAATTACATAGATATCCCCTTCATCAATACAGTCAACAGGGCATACTGCTGCACAAGAGCCGCATGCGATACAAGTATCTGTTATCTTTCTTGGCATATCATATTCCTCCTTCTCTCAAATTCATTGATAATTTTAACATAATTTTCAAAAAATATATATATAAATTTATATTTTTTTAAAAATAACTTAAAATATATCCTGAAATATTATATAATCTTAAATGGCAAAATATTACTTGGAGGTAAAAAAATGATTCAAAAACAAGCAATTGACGCAATTCGTGTATTAGGTATCGATGGAATTAACAAAGCAAACAGTGGTCACCCAGGAATTGTACTAGGTGCAGCACCTATGACTTACACATTATTTACTAAACAACTTCGCGTAAATCCTAGTGTATCTGAGTGGGTAAACCGTGACCGTTTTGTGTTAGCGGCAGGACATGGTTCTATGTTGCTTTACACAATGCTTCATCTATCAGGATTCAATGTATCAATTGATGATATTAAGGAATTCAGACAGTTGGGAAGCAAGACACCGGGACATCCTGAATATGGTCATACAGAAGGTGTAGATGCTACAAGTGGTCCATTAGGGCAAGGGATACCTACAGCAATGGGTATGGCTATGGCTGAACGTTTTTTAGCCGAAAAGTATAACAAAGACGATATAGAGATATTTGATCATTATACATATGCTTTATGTGGTGATGGTGACCTTATGGAAGGTGTAACATCAGAAGCATCGTCGCTTGCAGGGCATTTAGGTCTTGGTAAATTAATCGTGCTTTATGATTCAAATGACATTTCATTAGATGGAGAAACGGACATATCTTTTACTGAGAATGTTATGAAAAAATATGAAGCATATGGATGGCATGTTGTTCTTGTTGAGGATGGTACAGACCCTGAAGCGATTAATAAAGCGATTGAGGAAGCAAAGCAAGTAACTGACAAACCATCTATGATTGAGATAAAAACAGTTATTGGTTATGGTGCTCCACTTCAAGGTACGCATAAAGTTCATGGTGCACCTCTTGGCGAAGAGGGAGCAGTTAAAGCGAAAGAAGTGTATGGTTGGAAACATGATGCTTTCCATGTACCAGAAGAAGTTTACAACCACTTTAATCAAGAGGTAAATGAACGTGGAACAAATGCTTATACAGAGTGGGAACAAAAACTTAATGCGTATAAGGAAAAATATCCAGAAGATTATAAAGAGTTATCAAAATTATTTAATAAAGAGTTACCGGTAGATTTAGAAGAGGTACTACCTAAATTTGAACTAGGTTCAAACGAGGCAACTCGTGCAAGCAGTGGTAAGTGTATTAACGCGATTGCAAAAGTAATGCCTAACTTCTTAGGAGGATCAGCAGATCTAGCCGGATCAAATAAGACTAATATTGACGGAGAAGGCGTATACGGTAAAGATTCTTTTAAAGATCGTAATATTTATTTTGGAGTACGTGAATTCTCTATGGCTTGCATGTTAAACGGTATGAGTTTACATAGTGGACTTCGAGTATTCGGTGCTACTTTCTTTGTATTCAGCGATTACTTAAAGCCAGCCGTTCGTTTATCTGCGCTGATGAATCAGCCAATAATCTATGTATTAACGCATGATAGTATTGCAGTAGGAGAAGATGGACCAACCCATCAACCAGTCGAGCAACTTGCAATGCTACGTTCAATTCCTAATGTACAGGTAATTCGTCCAAGTGACGGTAACGAAACAGCTGCAGCATGGAATTTAGCATTACAGACTACTGACCGTCCTACAGTGCTTGTATTAACCCGTCAAGGTGTTAAAACGGTAACGGAATCTAACTTTGAAAATGTTAAAAAAGGTGCCTATATATTAAGAGAAGCAAAGGACAAAGCTAATATTGACGGTATCCTAATTGCCTCTGGTTCTGAATCTGAATTAGTGGTTGATGCTAAAGAAACCTTAGAAAAAGATGGATTAAGTATTCGCGTAGTAAATATGCCATGTGTTAATCGATTTGATGAGCAACCTACGGAATACAAGGAAGAAGTATTACCAAGTGATGTACGTAAACGTATATATGTAGAAATGGGTACTGAGTATGGTCTTTATAAATACGTAGGACTTGATGGTAAAGTAATGGGTGTTAACACATTTGGAGCATCAGGTGTAGGAAATCAAGTAATAGAAGAATACGGATTCACCGTAGAGAACGTTGTGGAAGAGTTTAAAAAATTATAATTAATTGTTATGTTCACTATTAAACTGTGATATAATTGGGTAAA
This genomic window contains:
- a CDS encoding DUF362 domain-containing protein translates to MPRKITDTCIACGSCAAVCPVDCIDEGDIYVIDPEVCIDCAACEDACPVDCIIEE
- the tkt gene encoding transketolase; the protein is MIQKQAIDAIRVLGIDGINKANSGHPGIVLGAAPMTYTLFTKQLRVNPSVSEWVNRDRFVLAAGHGSMLLYTMLHLSGFNVSIDDIKEFRQLGSKTPGHPEYGHTEGVDATSGPLGQGIPTAMGMAMAERFLAEKYNKDDIEIFDHYTYALCGDGDLMEGVTSEASSLAGHLGLGKLIVLYDSNDISLDGETDISFTENVMKKYEAYGWHVVLVEDGTDPEAINKAIEEAKQVTDKPSMIEIKTVIGYGAPLQGTHKVHGAPLGEEGAVKAKEVYGWKHDAFHVPEEVYNHFNQEVNERGTNAYTEWEQKLNAYKEKYPEDYKELSKLFNKELPVDLEEVLPKFELGSNEATRASSGKCINAIAKVMPNFLGGSADLAGSNKTNIDGEGVYGKDSFKDRNIYFGVREFSMACMLNGMSLHSGLRVFGATFFVFSDYLKPAVRLSALMNQPIIYVLTHDSIAVGEDGPTHQPVEQLAMLRSIPNVQVIRPSDGNETAAAWNLALQTTDRPTVLVLTRQGVKTVTESNFENVKKGAYILREAKDKANIDGILIASGSESELVVDAKETLEKDGLSIRVVNMPCVNRFDEQPTEYKEEVLPSDVRKRIYVEMGTEYGLYKYVGLDGKVMGVNTFGASGVGNQVIEEYGFTVENVVEEFKKL